A genome region from Pygocentrus nattereri isolate fPygNat1 chromosome 6, fPygNat1.pri, whole genome shotgun sequence includes the following:
- the LOC108436770 gene encoding cystathionine beta-synthase-like — MLANCQVVDSWYKTNDDESFAMARMLIRDEGLLCGGSSGSAMAAVVKVAKELKEGQRCVVILPDSVHNYRWWNLTVQELSLSAPLTVLSLLILGMVTLGNMLSSELTSKVSPEDPIIKVLYKQFKQVHLTYKQDKLSRILETDHFALVVHDQIQYMTDGSSTLKHVVFGTITAIDLLNYVPSRERRERTLSECSLPDEL, encoded by the exons ATGCTTGCTAACTGTCAGGTTGTGGACAGCTGGTACAAGACCAACGATGACGAGTCCTTTGCCATGGCGCGTATGCTGATCCGTGATGAAGGCTTACTGTGTG gtggTAGTTCGGGCTCAGCCATGGCAGCAGTAGTGAAGGTGGCTAAGGAGCTGAAAGAGGGCCAGCGCTGCGTGGTCATTCTGCCAGACTCTGTCCACAACTACAG GTGGTGGAATCTGACTGTTCAGGAGTTGAGTCTGTCTGCTCCTCTGACCGTTCTGTCCTTg CTGATTCTGGGCATGGTCACACTGGGCAACATGCTCTCATCTGAACTCACCAGTAAGGTCAGTCCTGAAGATCCCATCATTAAAGTGCTCTACAAGCAGTTCAAACAG GTTCATCTCACATATAAACAGGACAAACTCTCTCGGATCCTGGAGACAGATCATTTTGCCCTGGTGGTGCACGATCAAATCCAGT ACATGACCGATGGGTCATCCACTTTGAAGCACGTGGTGTTTGGCACCATCACAGCCATCGACCTGCTGAACTACGTGCCCAGTCGTGAGAGGAGGGAGCGAACGCTGTCTGAATGCTCACTCCCAGACGAGCTGTAA